A single Sphingopyxis chilensis DNA region contains:
- a CDS encoding GGDEF domain-containing phosphodiesterase: MNHLPDSLSACARKLEALHARYDADAGVILVQVDQMARINNSAGTATGDSVLDEIGRRLENFASDEFGQGSCVDRLDGPRFLIVPATPMSLGALRAQERALHVALAEPIVGDPNGRLSIRIAAALITRDESVAEQLRAAGDQLARPASARDGVMVRAALSRNEVVIHYQPQYDVATGEMTGVEALLRWQHPELGLLGAGPLVTAARAARLECELTEHAHRVALAEMATWPKALAGLRVSLNITAADLGDPEFAGRFAAMAKTAKVDPDRLTLELTEQAMLSDPASAAEQLAQIRAHGVAIAIDDFGTGYSSLSLLARLPIDYLKIDSGFTRTIDGSDRDRIVVRAIVDLARALGLLVVAEGIENERQLERLSELGVATWQGFLKSGPVPSSQLLDLLNT, from the coding sequence ATGAATCATCTGCCCGACTCCCTTTCCGCCTGTGCCCGCAAACTCGAAGCCCTGCACGCGCGGTACGACGCCGATGCAGGCGTCATTCTGGTTCAGGTTGACCAGATGGCGCGCATCAACAACAGCGCCGGGACCGCGACGGGCGACTCGGTGCTCGACGAAATCGGGCGGCGGCTCGAAAATTTCGCCAGCGATGAATTCGGCCAGGGATCGTGCGTCGATCGGCTCGACGGACCGCGCTTCCTGATCGTCCCCGCGACGCCGATGTCGCTCGGCGCGCTCCGCGCCCAGGAACGCGCGCTGCACGTCGCGCTCGCCGAGCCGATTGTCGGCGACCCGAACGGCCGCCTGTCGATCCGCATCGCCGCCGCGCTGATCACGCGCGACGAATCGGTTGCCGAACAGCTGCGCGCCGCCGGTGACCAGCTTGCGCGGCCGGCGTCGGCGCGCGACGGGGTGATGGTCCGCGCCGCGCTGTCGCGGAACGAGGTCGTGATCCACTACCAACCGCAATATGACGTCGCGACCGGCGAAATGACCGGGGTCGAAGCCCTGCTGCGCTGGCAGCATCCCGAACTCGGCTTGCTGGGCGCGGGGCCGCTCGTGACTGCGGCGCGCGCCGCCCGGCTCGAATGCGAGCTGACCGAACATGCGCACCGCGTCGCGCTCGCGGAAATGGCGACCTGGCCCAAGGCGCTCGCCGGGCTTCGCGTCTCGCTCAACATCACCGCCGCCGATCTCGGTGATCCCGAATTCGCCGGACGCTTCGCCGCGATGGCCAAGACGGCGAAGGTCGATCCCGACCGGCTGACGCTCGAACTCACCGAACAGGCGATGTTGAGCGATCCGGCGAGCGCGGCTGAACAGCTCGCGCAAATCCGCGCGCACGGCGTGGCGATCGCAATCGACGATTTCGGAACCGGCTATTCCAGCCTGTCGCTGCTCGCGCGGCTGCCGATCGACTATCTCAAGATCGACAGCGGCTTCACCCGGACGATCGACGGCAGCGACCGCGACCGCATCGTGGTGCGCGCGATCGTTGACCTGGCGCGCGCGCTTGGGCTGCTGGTGGTCGCCGAGGGAATCGAGAATGAACGGCAACTCGAACGCCTGTCCGAACTCGGCGTCGCGACCTGGCAGGGATTCCTGAAATCGGGGCCGGTGCCGTCGAGTCAATTGCTGGATTTATTGAATACCTAA
- a CDS encoding acyl-CoA dehydrogenase family protein translates to MSEFLEPFERMLENVSTPAAVRAIERGGSPDAMWQAFAESGFLDALVPEERGGAGLALADVQPLWMALGRHAVPLPVGETMIARALLDGAPDGPVALAVAAPGQSVVVPFGLVAAYMLIESDCALHMVEASGALTGVVASLAARMTCNDLPSPHSTAPTSGLRPIAAILRAALIAGASGRVTEMTAAYANERVQFGKPIGRQQALQQQMAIMAEEMVAARIASQLGCAGGFPPSLVAAATAKAIASRAAARVAATAHAVHGAIGISEEHDLQLFTRRLHEWRLADGSESYWNGLLGRERLVSDARSVDFVRAHLQPEAATG, encoded by the coding sequence ATGAGCGAATTTCTCGAACCTTTCGAACGGATGCTCGAAAATGTGTCGACCCCGGCGGCAGTGCGCGCCATCGAGCGTGGCGGGTCCCCCGATGCGATGTGGCAGGCCTTTGCCGAATCGGGCTTTCTCGATGCGCTGGTGCCCGAGGAACGCGGCGGCGCCGGTCTGGCCCTTGCCGACGTTCAGCCGCTGTGGATGGCTCTCGGTCGCCATGCGGTGCCGTTGCCGGTCGGCGAGACGATGATCGCGCGCGCGCTGCTTGATGGCGCGCCCGATGGTCCGGTCGCGCTCGCAGTCGCGGCGCCGGGGCAGAGCGTCGTCGTTCCCTTCGGGCTGGTCGCAGCATATATGCTGATCGAGTCCGATTGCGCGCTTCACATGGTCGAGGCGTCGGGCGCGCTCACGGGCGTCGTCGCAAGCCTTGCCGCGCGGATGACGTGCAACGATCTCCCATCGCCACACTCCACCGCACCGACGAGCGGCCTCCGCCCCATCGCGGCGATCCTGCGCGCGGCGCTGATTGCGGGCGCGTCCGGGCGCGTGACCGAAATGACCGCCGCCTATGCCAATGAACGGGTCCAGTTCGGCAAGCCGATCGGGCGCCAGCAGGCGTTACAGCAACAGATGGCGATCATGGCCGAAGAAATGGTCGCGGCGCGCATCGCCTCGCAGCTCGGCTGCGCGGGTGGCTTTCCCCCGTCGCTGGTCGCCGCCGCGACCGCGAAAGCGATCGCGAGCCGCGCCGCGGCGCGCGTCGCGGCGACGGCGCACGCGGTCCACGGCGCGATCGGGATCAGCGAGGAGCATGACCTCCAGCTCTTCACCCGCCGCCTCCACGAATGGCGCCTCGCCGACGGATCGGAAAGCTATTGGAACGGCCTGCTTGGACGCGAACGGCTGGTGAGCGATGCGCGTTCCGTCGATTTCGTGCGTGCCCATCTTCAACCGGAAGCGGCGACCGGCTGA
- a CDS encoding NAD kinase has translation MFRKIALVASNAPAAMEAEAELRPLYDFVDLAEADLLIALGGDGFLLHMLHQLLDQRRSLPVFGMNRGTIGFLMNEFRIEGLLDRIAAARPYLIHPLSGDITTVSGERHILPAINEISLLRETRQAAKLEVLINEKTMLEELACDGVLVSTPAGSTAYNLSANGPILPLDSAMLALTPISPFRPRRWRGALVPESTSIRFNVREAAKRPVSAVADQREIRDVKTVLVTTDRSRPLTLLFDPDQGLDERIAMEQFIV, from the coding sequence ATGTTTCGCAAGATCGCGCTTGTCGCATCGAACGCGCCCGCAGCCATGGAAGCGGAAGCCGAACTGCGCCCGCTCTATGATTTCGTCGACCTCGCCGAGGCCGACCTGCTGATCGCGCTCGGCGGCGACGGCTTTCTGCTGCACATGTTGCACCAACTGCTCGACCAGCGCCGCAGCCTGCCCGTGTTCGGCATGAATCGCGGCACGATCGGCTTCCTGATGAACGAGTTTCGTATCGAGGGGCTACTCGACCGCATAGCCGCTGCCCGCCCCTATCTGATCCACCCGCTGTCGGGCGACATCACGACGGTCAGCGGCGAGCGTCACATATTGCCCGCGATCAACGAAATCTCGCTGCTCCGCGAAACGCGCCAGGCGGCGAAGCTCGAGGTGTTGATCAACGAAAAGACGATGCTGGAGGAACTCGCCTGCGACGGCGTGCTCGTGTCGACCCCCGCGGGATCGACCGCCTATAACCTCAGCGCCAATGGCCCGATCCTGCCGCTCGATTCCGCAATGCTCGCGCTGACGCCGATCAGCCCCTTTCGCCCGCGGCGCTGGCGTGGTGCGCTCGTCCCCGAATCGACGAGCATCCGGTTCAACGTCCGCGAAGCCGCGAAACGCCCGGTCAGCGCGGTCGCCGACCAGCGCGAGATCCGCGATGTGAAGACGGTATTGGTGACCACGGACCGCAGCCGGCCGCTGACTCTGCTGTTCGACCCCGACCAGGGCCTCGACGAACGCATCGCAATGGAACAATTTATCGTCTGA
- a CDS encoding acyl-CoA dehydrogenase family protein — protein MFDTLTLAALPAEGEAIRPAIRAIAEQAIANASADVRARSWSGFDRDFSRLLGRSGFLGLTLPKCYGGAELGPFARFVVVEELLSAGAPVAAHWIADRQSAPLILNYGSEAQREYYIPRICRGELVFCIGMSEPGSGSDLASVRTRAERTAAGWRVNGQKIWTTNAAHGDYMIALLRTSGSAGDRHAGLSQLIIDLKAPGVTVRPITDLTGDAHFAEVFFEDVELPADALIGEEGEGWKQVTAELAFERSGPERIYSSVVLLDAWIAHLRDARRDDPATCALVGDFTARLGTLRAMSIACTARLALGESPVVEASLVKDLGTRFEQELPTRIGDDLASHPDEGVDAELYRTLLYVTHIAPSFSLRGGTREILRGIIARGMGLR, from the coding sequence GTGTTCGACACATTGACCCTCGCGGCGTTGCCCGCCGAAGGCGAAGCGATCCGGCCGGCGATCAGGGCGATCGCCGAGCAGGCGATAGCGAATGCAAGTGCAGACGTCCGCGCACGGTCCTGGTCGGGGTTCGACCGCGACTTCTCGCGGTTGCTCGGCAGATCGGGTTTTCTCGGGCTGACCTTGCCCAAATGCTATGGCGGCGCCGAATTGGGGCCGTTTGCGCGTTTCGTCGTCGTCGAGGAATTGCTGTCGGCGGGGGCGCCGGTCGCGGCGCACTGGATCGCCGACCGGCAGAGCGCGCCGCTGATCCTCAATTACGGCAGCGAGGCGCAGCGCGAATATTATATCCCGCGCATCTGTCGCGGCGAGCTGGTCTTCTGCATCGGGATGAGCGAGCCCGGCTCGGGTTCGGACCTTGCGAGCGTGCGCACCCGCGCCGAACGGACTGCCGCCGGCTGGCGGGTTAACGGACAGAAAATCTGGACCACCAACGCGGCGCACGGCGACTATATGATCGCGCTGCTGCGCACTTCGGGCAGCGCCGGCGACCGGCACGCCGGCCTCTCGCAGCTGATCATCGACCTCAAGGCTCCGGGGGTCACCGTGCGCCCGATCACCGACCTGACCGGCGATGCCCATTTCGCCGAGGTCTTTTTCGAAGATGTCGAGCTGCCCGCCGATGCGCTGATCGGGGAGGAAGGGGAGGGGTGGAAACAGGTGACCGCCGAACTCGCCTTCGAACGCAGCGGCCCCGAGCGCATCTATTCGAGCGTCGTGCTGCTCGACGCTTGGATCGCGCATTTGCGCGACGCCCGCCGCGACGATCCGGCAACTTGCGCGCTGGTCGGCGATTTCACCGCGCGCCTCGGAACGCTGCGCGCGATGTCGATCGCTTGCACCGCGCGGCTCGCGCTCGGCGAAAGCCCGGTGGTCGAGGCATCGCTGGTCAAGGATCTGGGGACGCGTTTCGAACAGGAACTGCCGACCCGCATCGGCGACGATCTGGCGTCGCATCCAGACGAGGGGGTCGACGCCGAACTCTACCGGACCTTGCTTTATGTGACGCATATCGCGCCGAGCTTTTCGCTGCGCGGCGGTACACGGGAAATTTTGCGCGGGATCATCGCGCGCGGCATGGGATTGCGGTGA
- a CDS encoding serine hydrolase domain-containing protein codes for MIGAPSIVLRIASAMLIAIACAAGMIGAARAEPRPELVDKLFEPWDHTDTPGMTVAILRDGKTVYARGFGMANVELSVPNGPDIVYPLASNSKQFTAFAIHLLAGDGKLSLVDDVRKHVPELPDFGETITLEMLIHHSSGLRDATSLLDLQGYGPEDAVSRQQALDLLWRQQDLNFRPGTEYRYNNSNYLLLGLVIERASGMSLAQFWERRIFQPLGMTATRASQDPIQIIPRRASGYGREKDRYTPRQTPDALLGASGISSTVGDLAIWLANFDDPEAVGDPALIAAMLRTGTLGDGTPITYASGLHREHYRGLPFIEHSGHNWGYKTEILRFPTQNLTIIILANADDGDPPSLAFKVADIYLKGEFPSSPPKPEAIAPPLHLIDRYTGTYAVATGTTLRAPGRRYIFRREDFVGPAAQLTAFSPTDFFSPQSDFRARFLPPPGGGPSQRVIIHNDDGDEFVARRVPEVVAPPPTDLSDASALAGDYWSPELGVLYRVSQRDGKLWLRYPRGEAELRAEARDIFLWRQEDYSIRFGRTGDKVTNFVLTQPNQRVRDLRFTRATITSIER; via the coding sequence TTGATCGGCGCGCCATCCATTGTTCTGCGAATCGCCTCGGCCATGCTGATTGCGATAGCTTGTGCGGCTGGCATGATTGGCGCGGCGCGAGCAGAGCCGCGACCGGAACTCGTCGACAAGCTCTTTGAGCCTTGGGATCACACCGATACACCAGGGATGACCGTGGCGATCCTGAGGGACGGAAAGACGGTCTATGCTCGAGGCTTCGGCATGGCCAACGTCGAATTGTCGGTCCCAAATGGTCCCGACATCGTTTACCCGCTGGCTTCCAATTCCAAGCAGTTTACCGCGTTCGCGATTCACCTGCTGGCGGGCGACGGCAAACTCTCGCTCGTCGATGACGTACGAAAGCATGTCCCCGAATTGCCCGACTTTGGCGAAACCATCACGCTGGAGATGCTGATCCACCATAGCAGCGGCCTCCGCGATGCGACGAGCCTTCTGGATTTGCAGGGATATGGTCCGGAGGACGCCGTATCCCGGCAGCAGGCGCTCGATCTCCTGTGGCGCCAGCAGGATCTGAATTTCCGGCCGGGCACGGAGTACCGCTATAACAATTCCAACTATTTGCTGCTTGGGCTGGTCATCGAGCGTGCCTCCGGCATGTCGCTCGCGCAGTTTTGGGAACGGCGAATCTTTCAGCCGCTCGGCATGACCGCGACCAGAGCTTCGCAGGACCCCATCCAGATCATTCCTCGCCGCGCCTCGGGGTATGGCAGAGAAAAAGACCGGTACACACCGCGCCAGACGCCGGACGCCCTTCTTGGCGCATCGGGCATCAGCTCGACGGTCGGCGATCTGGCCATATGGCTGGCCAATTTCGATGACCCGGAAGCGGTTGGCGACCCCGCCTTGATCGCGGCCATGCTGAGGACCGGCACGCTCGGCGACGGCACGCCGATTACTTACGCCTCCGGTCTCCACCGCGAGCATTATCGCGGCCTTCCGTTCATAGAGCACAGCGGACACAACTGGGGCTACAAGACCGAAATCCTTCGTTTCCCGACCCAGAATCTGACCATCATCATTCTGGCCAACGCAGACGACGGCGATCCGCCGTCGCTGGCGTTCAAAGTGGCGGACATTTATCTCAAAGGCGAATTTCCTTCTTCGCCCCCGAAGCCGGAAGCGATCGCCCCACCCCTGCACCTGATCGATCGCTATACAGGGACCTATGCGGTCGCCACCGGCACAACCCTTCGCGCGCCAGGCCGGCGATATATATTCCGCCGCGAGGATTTCGTCGGTCCAGCAGCCCAACTGACGGCATTCTCGCCGACGGATTTCTTTTCCCCGCAAAGCGATTTTCGCGCGCGTTTTTTACCGCCGCCCGGAGGAGGCCCCTCGCAGCGGGTCATCATCCACAATGACGACGGCGATGAATTTGTCGCGCGCCGGGTGCCGGAAGTGGTTGCGCCGCCGCCGACGGATCTGTCCGATGCCAGCGCGCTTGCCGGCGATTACTGGTCGCCGGAACTCGGCGTGCTCTATCGCGTCAGCCAGCGCGACGGAAAGCTCTGGCTACGCTACCCGCGCGGCGAGGCCGAACTGCGTGCCGAGGCGCGCGACATCTTCCTTTGGCGTCAGGAGGATTATTCCATTCGGTTCGGGCGAACCGGCGACAAGGTCACCAACTTCGTGCTGACGCAGCCAAACCAGCGAGTGCGCGATCTCCGTTTCACGAGAGCGACGATTACCTCGATCGAACGGTGA
- a CDS encoding flavodoxin, protein MAQATRERDSGFEPPLAERVANIAAYDEIYLGFPIWGETAPPVIRSFLKAHDLTGKTLRPFITHGGFGPGSSAAVLRSHAVGARIEDPFVMEADQERRTMTEVKGWLDTIETV, encoded by the coding sequence GTGGCACAGGCAACGCGCGAACGCGACAGCGGCTTCGAACCGCCGCTCGCCGAGCGGGTGGCGAATATCGCCGCTTATGACGAAATCTATCTGGGCTTTCCGATCTGGGGCGAGACCGCACCGCCTGTGATCCGCTCCTTCCTGAAGGCGCACGACCTGACGGGAAAAACGCTCCGCCCGTTCATCACCCATGGCGGCTTCGGGCCGGGCAGCAGTGCCGCCGTGCTTCGAAGCCATGCCGTTGGCGCGCGCATCGAAGACCCGTTCGTCATGGAAGCCGATCAAGAGCGCCGCACGATGACCGAGGTCAAGGGCTGGCTGGACACCATCGAGACCGTCTAG
- a CDS encoding sulfatase-like hydrolase/transferase: MTMGPAIIFKLVRGVTALAAGLSMAACTAAQSGAMDTSLKSAKQVGQSTEARQNARPNFLVIVADDLGFADVGFNGAQFRTPNIDAIAQSGMVLDHFYVSALCSPSRAGLLTGRYPHRFGIMGDTITPGSDFGLDPQEETIAAMLARAGYGRRAFIGKWHLGHRKPQYHPMNFGFTSFYGHYNGAIDYFTHKREGEIDWHRDRAPSSDKGYSTDLLSEEAVRVIRGAHGDGKPWMIWLAYNAPHGPLQAKPEDLAAVGFDPTKPRFGEREDGAEGAGFGLAGRGNTRRQTAIAMIRAMDRGIGTILDELRRTGQLDNTVILFTSDNGGPGRDGARDPAADNGVLRGYKTQHYDGGVRVAAAIAWPAHLRPRPRASVGSLSYVDIMPTFAALAGTKPARKVDGADISKNLSSGKVVSNRTLFLGEDYREAPAYGERFSRAPVALAGRAPAVLSGRWKLVGNHLYDIVADPSERRDIAADHPDAVRRLQAEIARFTALRQISRDRLNATKLPPLRKWEIPPSNR; the protein is encoded by the coding sequence ATGACCATGGGTCCCGCAATTATCTTCAAGCTTGTTCGCGGCGTGACGGCCTTGGCAGCGGGATTGTCCATGGCTGCATGTACCGCGGCTCAGAGTGGCGCGATGGACACCAGCCTCAAAAGCGCAAAGCAAGTGGGCCAGTCCACCGAAGCACGGCAAAACGCGCGGCCGAACTTCCTGGTGATCGTCGCCGACGATTTGGGTTTTGCCGATGTCGGATTTAACGGGGCGCAGTTCCGCACGCCCAATATCGACGCCATCGCGCAATCGGGCATGGTGCTCGATCACTTCTACGTGTCGGCCTTGTGCTCGCCATCCCGGGCGGGCTTGCTGACCGGACGCTATCCCCATCGCTTTGGCATCATGGGCGACACGATAACGCCGGGAAGCGATTTCGGCCTTGATCCGCAAGAGGAAACGATCGCTGCGATGCTGGCCCGCGCGGGTTACGGTCGCCGCGCCTTTATCGGCAAATGGCATCTTGGCCACCGCAAGCCGCAATATCATCCGATGAACTTCGGCTTCACCAGCTTTTACGGCCATTACAACGGCGCGATCGATTATTTTACTCACAAGCGAGAGGGGGAGATTGACTGGCATCGCGACCGCGCGCCCTCATCGGACAAGGGGTATTCGACCGACTTGCTCAGCGAGGAAGCGGTTCGCGTCATCCGCGGCGCGCACGGGGATGGAAAACCCTGGATGATATGGCTGGCATATAATGCGCCGCATGGACCACTACAGGCAAAACCCGAAGACCTCGCCGCGGTGGGTTTCGATCCCACGAAACCCAGATTTGGCGAGCGCGAGGATGGCGCGGAAGGGGCCGGCTTTGGTTTGGCCGGCCGGGGCAATACGCGTCGACAGACCGCAATCGCCATGATCCGGGCAATGGATCGAGGGATCGGGACGATTCTGGACGAATTGCGCCGAACCGGCCAGCTCGACAACACCGTCATCCTGTTCACCAGCGACAACGGCGGGCCCGGTCGCGACGGTGCGCGCGATCCCGCGGCCGATAACGGCGTGTTGCGCGGCTATAAGACCCAGCACTATGACGGCGGCGTTCGCGTGGCGGCGGCTATCGCCTGGCCAGCGCACCTGCGGCCTCGTCCGCGTGCGTCGGTGGGATCGCTGTCCTACGTCGACATCATGCCTACGTTCGCTGCGCTCGCCGGAACCAAGCCGGCCCGAAAAGTCGATGGCGCAGATATCAGCAAGAATTTGTCGAGCGGGAAGGTCGTATCGAATCGAACCCTGTTTCTCGGCGAGGATTATCGGGAGGCCCCCGCTTATGGCGAGCGTTTTTCGCGCGCGCCGGTCGCGCTCGCGGGACGGGCTCCCGCGGTCCTCTCGGGCCGGTGGAAGCTGGTCGGGAACCACCTTTATGACATCGTCGCGGATCCGTCCGAGCGACGGGACATCGCAGCCGATCATCCGGACGCAGTGCGCCGCCTTCAAGCCGAGATTGCGCGTTTCACCGCCCTGCGCCAAATTTCTCGCGATAGATTGAATGCGACCAAACTCCCCCCTTTGCGGAAGTGGGAAATACCGCCTTCAAACCGCTGA
- the moaA gene encoding GTP 3',8-cyclase MoaA translates to MSVTVPLSYRAASPAPLIDGLGRRISYLRLSVTDRCDLRCRYCMAEDMTFLPKSAVLSIEEMAELAERFVARGIRRIRLTGGEPLVRRGIDTLAMRLGALIGHGLDELTLTTNAMRLAEHAPMLAQAGVRRINVSLDTLDPKAFRHITRVGDLDVALSGIDAARAAGLAIKINMVALAGLNEDQLLPMLDYCARAGCDLTLIETMPLGEVAEDRSDHYIPLHHFVAPLRDAHAIYPVDQRTGGPARYFAIEGSPVTLGLITPLSDNFCATCNRIRLTVEGRIYMCLGQDDHVDLRAALRDGGDVDGLIDHALAGKPRAHDFHIERKSGPAVARHMSATGG, encoded by the coding sequence ATGTCCGTGACTGTCCCATTATCTTATCGCGCCGCGTCGCCGGCGCCCCTGATCGACGGACTTGGCCGGCGGATCAGTTACTTGCGTCTGTCGGTCACCGATCGCTGCGACCTGCGCTGCCGGTATTGCATGGCCGAAGACATGACCTTCCTGCCCAAATCGGCGGTGCTTAGCATCGAAGAAATGGCCGAACTTGCCGAGCGTTTCGTCGCGCGCGGTATTCGCCGCATCCGTCTGACCGGCGGCGAGCCGCTCGTGCGGCGCGGGATCGACACGCTGGCGATGCGCCTCGGCGCGCTGATCGGCCATGGGCTGGACGAACTGACGCTGACCACCAACGCGATGCGGCTCGCCGAACATGCGCCGATGCTGGCGCAGGCCGGCGTGCGCCGTATCAACGTCAGCCTCGACACGCTCGACCCCAAGGCGTTTCGGCACATCACGCGCGTCGGCGACCTCGATGTCGCGCTGAGCGGGATCGACGCCGCGCGCGCTGCGGGCCTCGCGATCAAGATCAACATGGTCGCGCTCGCCGGTCTCAACGAGGACCAGTTGCTCCCGATGCTCGACTATTGCGCCAGGGCCGGCTGCGACCTCACGCTCATCGAAACCATGCCGCTGGGCGAGGTCGCGGAGGATCGCAGCGATCATTACATCCCGCTCCACCATTTCGTGGCGCCGCTGCGCGACGCGCACGCAATCTATCCGGTCGACCAGCGCACGGGCGGTCCGGCGCGCTATTTCGCCATCGAGGGAAGCCCGGTGACGCTCGGCCTGATCACACCGCTCAGCGACAATTTCTGCGCAACATGCAATCGTATCCGCCTGACCGTCGAAGGCCGCATCTATATGTGCCTTGGCCAGGACGATCATGTCGACCTGCGCGCCGCGCTTCGCGATGGCGGCGATGTCGACGGCTTGATTGATCACGCATTGGCTGGCAAACCCCGCGCGCATGACTTTCATATCGAACGAAAGTCGGGACCGGCGGTCGCGCGTCATATGAGTGCAACGGGCGGCTGA
- a CDS encoding aldo/keto reductase produces the protein MTSTTPTVTLNNGVDMPLLGFGVFQVPDPAECERSVRDALDVGYRLLDTAASYGNEAPVGAAIRGSGIDRADIFVTTKLWVEDASYDGAKAAFERSLNKLQLDYLDLYLIHQPYGDVYGAWRAMEELHRAGKNRAIGISNFYPDRVVDFVLHNEIVPAVNQIEIHPFHQQAEAEALLREHGIQTEAWGPFAEGKNGLFENDLLRSIGERHGKSIAQVVLRWLIQRGVVAIPKSVRKDRMAENFAVLDFELSAEDVAAIATLDQGASSFFDHRDPAMVKWLGTRRLET, from the coding sequence ATGACAAGCACCACCCCAACGGTCACGCTCAACAATGGCGTCGACATGCCCCTCCTCGGCTTTGGCGTATTCCAGGTGCCCGATCCGGCGGAGTGCGAGCGCAGCGTCCGCGATGCGCTCGACGTCGGCTACCGCCTGCTCGACACCGCGGCATCCTATGGCAATGAAGCGCCGGTCGGCGCCGCGATCCGGGGCAGCGGGATCGACCGGGCGGACATCTTCGTCACCACGAAGCTCTGGGTCGAAGATGCAAGCTACGACGGCGCCAAGGCGGCGTTCGAACGATCGCTCAACAAACTTCAGCTCGACTATCTCGACCTCTACCTCATCCATCAGCCCTATGGCGATGTTTACGGCGCGTGGCGCGCGATGGAGGAGTTGCACCGCGCGGGCAAGAACCGGGCGATCGGGATCAGCAACTTCTACCCCGACCGGGTCGTCGATTTCGTGCTCCACAACGAGATAGTCCCGGCGGTCAACCAGATCGAAATCCATCCGTTCCATCAGCAGGCGGAAGCCGAGGCGCTGCTTCGTGAGCATGGCATCCAGACCGAGGCGTGGGGTCCGTTCGCCGAAGGGAAGAATGGCTTGTTCGAGAATGACCTGCTCCGCTCGATCGGCGAGCGGCACGGCAAGTCGATCGCGCAGGTGGTCCTGCGCTGGCTCATCCAGCGAGGCGTAGTGGCGATCCCCAAGTCGGTCCGCAAGGACCGTATGGCCGAGAATTTCGCAGTGTTAGATTTCGAACTGAGCGCGGAAGATGTGGCCGCGATCGCGACACTCGACCAAGGGGCGAGCAGCTTCTTCGACCACCGCGACCCCGCCATGGTGAAATGGCTGGGAACACGTCGGCTGGAAACGTGA